In Excalfactoria chinensis isolate bCotChi1 chromosome 3, bCotChi1.hap2, whole genome shotgun sequence, one DNA window encodes the following:
- the SLC3A1 gene encoding amino acid transporter heavy chain SLC3A1: MELSEKGGVENNGFVQNEAFDDRETDTSSQDEIPKTCAVDVSPAAVAEQALQPYAGMPKEVLLKFSSQARYRVTREILFWLIIAAAVLLVSATIAIIALSPKCLDWWQDGPIYQVYPRSFKDSNMDGNGDLKGIQEKLDHITHLNIKTIWITSFYKSPLKDSGYGAEDFYDIDPMFGSMRDFEDLLASIHDRGLKVIMDFIPNHTSDKHQWFQLSRNRTGKYTDYYIWQDCEQAGAAISAPNNWVSVYGNSSWQYDDVRKQCYFHQFGKEQPDLNFRNPAVQQEIHDVIKFWLGKGVDGFNFVAVKFLLEATHLRDEPQVNKSQNPESITAYSELYHDYTTTQVGMHDIIRGFRQTMDQYSSEPGRYRFMGSDSDEKEDIEATMMYYGTTFVQEADFPFNFHLINMKNLSGNSVFEAVNVWMKNMPEGKWPNWAVGSPNTARISSRFGNKYVKVMNMLLLTLPGTPITYYGEEIGMENVASENVTFPEKSPMQWNGKDNAGFTEGNSSWVPVNADYQSVNAEVQMTQSNSTLNLYRELTLLRNNELPIHRGWMCSIWSDSDVFVYVRELDGLDSVFMMVLNFGQESTIDLKAIVPSLPSEAVVRLSTNFSNTGKAVDTKTIKTEVGEGLVLEYRTEKPVHNMEAFRENCFVAEKACYSSAFNLLYMNC; encoded by the exons ATGGAGCTGAGTGAGAAGGGAGGTGTGGAGAACAACGGGTTTGTTCAAAATGAGGCTTTTGATGACAGGGAGACCGACACCAGCAGCCAAGATGAAATACCAAAAACGTGTGCCGTTGACGTGAGCCCAGCAGCCGTGGCAGAGCAAGCATTGCAGCCCTATGCAGGAATGCCAAAGGAAGTCCTGCTGAAGTTCTCCAGCCAAGCTCGGTACAGGGTCACCAGGGAGATTCTCTTCTGGCTCATCATcgctgctgctgtcctgctggtGTCTGCCACGATTGCCATCATTGCTTTGTCCCCAAAGTGCCTTGATTGGTGGCAAGATGGTCCTATCTACCAGGTCTATCCTCGTTCTTTTAAGGACAGCAACATGGATGGGAATGGTGATCTGAAAG gAATCCAAGAAAAGCTGGACCACATCACACACTTAAATATAAAAACCATCTGGATCACATCTTTCTACAAGTCCCCCTTAAAAGATTCTGGCTATGGAGCTGAAGACTTCTATGATATTGATCCCATGTTTGGATCAATGCGTGATTTTGAGGATCTTCTTGCATCCATACACGATCGAG GGTTAAAGGTAATAATGGATTTCATACCAAATCACACCAGTGACAAGCACCAATGGTTTCAGCTCAGTCGCAATCGCACTGGGAAGTACACGGATTACTACATCTGGCAGGACTGCGAGCAGGCAGGGGCAGCCATCAGTGCTCCCAACAACTGG GTGAGCGTCTATGGGAATTCCAGCTGGCAGTACGACGATGTGAGGAAACAGTGCTATTTTCATCAGTTTGGGAAAGAACAGCCGGACTTAAATTTCCGCAACCCTGCCGTTCAACAGGAAATCCAT GATGTTATCAAATTTTGGCTTGGCAAAGGAGTCGATGGAtttaattttgttgctgtgaaatTTCTTCTAGAAGCCACACATTTACGAGATGAGCCACAAGTGAACAAGTCTCAGAACCCt GAGAGCATCACAGCCTATTCCGAGCTCTACCACGACTACACAACCACGCAAGTTGGTATGCATGATATCATCCGTGGCTTCCGCCAAACCATGGATCAATACAGCAGTGAACCTGGCCGATACCG aTTTATGGGTTCGGACAGTGATGAAAAAGAAGACATAGAGGCAACAATGATGTATTACGGAACAACTTTCGTCCAAGAAGCAGACTTCCCATTCAATTTCCACCTAATTAACATGAAAAATCTATCTGGCAACAGTGTTTTTGAAGCTGTCAATGTGTGGATGAAAAACATGCCTGAAGGGAAATGGCCAAATTGGGCG GTCGGAAGCCCGAACACTGCTCGGATTTCATCTCGGTTTGGGAATAAGTATGTCAAAGTTATGAACATGCTGCTGTTAACCCTCCCTGGTACTCCCATAACTTACTATGGTGAAGAAATAGGCATGGAGAACGTTGCATCAGAAAAT GTGACCTTTCCAGAGAAATCCCCTATGCAGTGGAATGGCAAAGATAACGCTGGCTTTACTGAAGGCAACAGTAGCTGGGTACCTGTTAACGCTGACTACCAGAGTGTCAATGCTGAA GTTCAGATGACCCAGTCCAACTCAACCCTGAATCTGTACAGAGAACTAACTCTACTTCGCAACAACGAGCTGCCCATACATCGGGGGTGGATGTGCTCCATCTGGAGTGACAGTGATGTTTTTGTGTACGTGAGGGAATTGGACGGGTTAGACAGTGTCTTTATGATGGTTCTCAATTTTGGACAGGAATCAACAATCGATCTGAAAGCGATAGTTCCAAGCCTCCCATCTGAAGCTGTGGTAAGACTAAGTACTAATTTTAGCAATACTGGTAAAGCTGTCGATACCAAAACGATTAAAACTGAAGTAGGAGAAGGTCTGGTTCTTGAATATAGAACAGAAAAGCCTGTTCATAATATGGAAGCTTTTCgagaaaactgttttgtggCTGAAAAAGCTTGTTATTCCAGTGCCTTCAATTTGCTCTACATGAACTGCTAA